The genomic stretch GTATCCCAGGCCACGCCCAGGGCCTGTAAGCGTCCGTCGCCGACATCGATCAGGTACTGCTGCAAAGGGGCGATGCCGAAGGTGTAGGCCACCTTGAAATCGGCGGCCTTGCCATCGACGCCCGGGGTATTGACCCAGAACTCATCACCCCGGCGAAAGAACCGGGTGGTTTCACCTTCGCCCTGGAACACGGCATTGTTGAAGTCCGCCGGCACTGTTGCCGGCGTTGCCTCCTGCATTGCCAGTTGATGGTGCGAACCTTGCCAGTCCTTGGCCTGGGGCTCGTGGCAGCCCTGGCACTGTTGCTCGTCCACCCAGCGCGCAGGCGGCATTGCGGGCGGTTTGGCAACCACGGCCACAGGCCCGGGCGCCGGTGGCGGCAGCCTGGGGGTACTGGCCTGGAGGAACAGCCAGATCCCAGCCATCGCCAGCAACAAAACGGCAATCAACAATGGGTAGAGATAACGACGGGGTGAATCACGGTGGGTAACCTTGGGCATGCGACTTCCGATGTCCGGTGCATTGACGCTCTGCGGCGTGCTTAAGCTGTGTGCAGCTTCGACGCAGCTTAGGTGCCTGTCAAATGGATGCTGTGAAATAAGCCGCACTTGTGCGCAACCGGCAGGTTATTTCCCAAGACTTGGCTATACCTGTAACTTCACGTTTCGACGATAAACGCCAAGGAGTTACGCCATGAAGCTAGGGCTAATGATCAGCACACTGTGCATTGCCTCACTCGGGGTCGCCGGGTGTGCGAGTAAAGTCCCCCAGCCAGATGAGTATTCGGGTTTTCTTTCGGACTACAGCCAATTGCGCGAAGCCAAGTCGCCGTCTGGGGCAGAGGTGATGCGCTGGGTGGATCCCAGGCTGAATCTGAACCGCTATACCTCGGTGTTTATCGAGCCGACGCAGTTCTTCCCCAAGCCCCAGGCCACGGCGCAGATCCCCGAAGACACCTTGCGCAGCATCAATGAGTACTACAACCAGGCGCTCAAGCGCGAGCTGGTCAAGTCACTGCCACTGGCCAGTGCGCCAGGCCCGGGGGTGATTGTGGTGCGGGCGGCGATTACTGCCGTCAGCCGCAAGACCGAAAGCCTCAAGCCCTATGAGTACATTCCTGTCGCCCTGGTGGCGGCGGCAGTCAGCACCGGCACCGGGATTCGCGACCAGGAAACCACCCTGGGCACCGAAGCGCAGTTTCTCGATGGCGATAGCGGCCGGGTGATTGCCCAGGTCGTGCGCAAAGGCACCGGCAAACCCCTGGAAAACGACACCCAGGTCATGAAAGCCGCCGACGTGAAGGCGGTGATGGATGGTTGGGCGGCGGACCTGCATCAGTCCTACGTCAAACTCAAGGCCAAATAACCCACCCCTGTGGGAGCTGGCAAGCCAGCTCCCACACATCAGTCGCCGACAAACCAGCGGTAATAGGGGTTGGCGCCATCTTCCTGCAACACTTGCCGGATATCCCGGGCCCAGGCTGCACGATCACCGTCGTAGGCATGCAGGCTGGCGCGGTAGAACTGCATCAGGCGTTGTTGCTCGGCGTCCAGCGTCCGCGAAAATGCCGGGTCGACATTGCGCAACGGTGCGGGCACCCGCAGGTCGAGCAAGGCCGGCAATACCCGTTTGATCTCCTGGCTGCGCACCCAAGGCGCATATTCGATACGCGGTTGATCATCGGTGACCGCCAGAGCCTGCCCGGCAAACCGTTCCAGTCCCTGGCGATCGGTAACCCAGGTGGCCAGCAAAGTCGCCGCCGAATCAATGCCTACCTCGGCCAGGGCACTGTGCACCGGGGCTTGTGCAAAGCGCTGGCGAATGCGTGCGACGTCCAACTCAAGAGGCTCCAGGGAGCCCACCAACAGCATCTCGTGGAACTCGCTGGTCCACAGCGTGGCATAGGGGAATGCATCGAGAAAGCTGCGCACCAATGATTGCGAGTCTTCGATGTTCTGCGTCGGCAGCGGCAGCCACTGGGCCAGCAGGCCATGTTTCTCCAGGCGGCGGGCGGCCAGTTGGTAGAAGTCGCGCGAATACAGATTGACCACGCCGGCGGCGGAAGGCGGTGGGGGTTCCAGGGTAATCACGTCATAGGTCTGGGGGCTGCGCAGCAGCTCCTGGCGACCATCGCGCAAGCGCACCTGCACGCCGGGGTCGCTGGCGGCGCTGTAGTTGCCCTTGAACAGCGAGGCCGCTTGCACCACCGACGGCAGCAATTCGGCGACGACTCTTTGCTCCAGGCCCGGGTAGCGCAACAGCGCGCCTGCGGTGATACCGGTGCCAAAGCCGATCACCAGCGCCGAACGGGGCTCGCCGTTATGGATCAGCAGCGGCAGCAGGGCCTGGATGCGCATGTAGCGCAGGGAGGGCATGGCATCGCCGGTGTTCGACACGCCCTGGATATACAGGCGCTGAAAAGCCCGCGTGCCTTTGCCCTGGGTCACCACGGCAACCGTCGCGCCGCGGCCTTCCTGGTAAAACCCCAGGCTCCCATTGCGTGCACCGGGCAGCAGGTTGGCCAGGCGATCCTGCGGAGTCAGCAGTGCCACCGCCAATGACAGCAGGCCGAGGGCCGCGACTGCCTGGCGCCGGCCCTTTTTCACCCCATGGCCCCGACGCACGGCGATATAGCCCACCATGCCCGCAATCACCGCCAGCAGGCCGAGGGTGCGCACCAGGCCCAGCCAGGGAATCAGCACAAAACCGCAGAGCATCACCCCGGCAATCCCGCCCAATGTGTTGAATGCCACTACCGCACCCACGTCCCGGCCCACATGCCCGCCGCCGACACTCAGGCGCAATGCCAGGGGAAACGCCGCGCCCAGCAACAGGGTGGGCACAAACACAATACACAGGGCCGCCATCGCAAAGCGCGCACTCATCCCCGGCAGCTCACTGCCACCCAGGCTCAGCACCAACGCCTCGGCCTGGGTTTGCAGGAGCACCAGCCAGCGGCCCAGTACGGCAATTTCCAGCAGCGCCACCAGCCCGGCACCGGCGATCAGCAGGCCGAACACACCCCAAGGATCGCGAATGCGTTCGACCCGTCGCGCCATGAGCTGGCTGCCGATAAACAGCCCGGCCAGATAAGTGGCCAGCACTACCGCAAACGCATAGGTGCGGGTGCTCATGAACTGCACGATCGATTGCGACCAGACCACTTCATAACCCAGGGCCACGCCACCGGCGATGGCATACAGCACCAGCGCCAGGCGCGCCGGCTGCGTCCTGGCCGACACGCTGGCTGGCGTCGCGCGATGGCGCACATACAGCAAGGCGCCGGCGGCGGCCAGCAGGTTGAGCAGGGCGGCCACCAGGGCACTACCGCGCACGCCAAAGGTGGCGATCAGCACAAAGGCAGTGAGCAGGGTGCCGACGATGGCCCCGGCGGTGTTGGCCGCATACAGTCGGCCACCGGCCTGGCCGAGGTCCTTGGCCTGGACGTTGAGGGCGCGCACCAGCACCGGCAGCGTGCCGCCCATCAACAGCGCCGGCAAACCCACCAGGGCGAAGGGCAGGACCCAGGCCAGCAGGCCGATGCGTTGCTCCAGCCAGGCAAACGGGCTGGCGGCCATGCCCAGGGCTAGCGTGGTGCTGACCCCGAGCACCGCGACGAAAATTTCCAGTACGGCATAGAGCAGCAGCGGCCGGGCGAGACGGTCGGCCCAGCGGCCAAACAGCAGGCTACCCAGGGCCAGCCCGGCAAAGAAGGCACTGATCCCGGTGGTGATGGCATAGACCTCGACCCCGACCACCAGCGACAGCTGCTTGATCCAGAGCACCTGGTACACCAGCGCAGCGGCGCCGGAGATAAACAGCAGCAGGGCGGGGACCAGCAGGGTGGACGCCTGGAGTCGGGCCAGGGGGTGGCTGGCAGTGCGTGAAGACATGCGAATAGCCTTATGAAAAACACATTCAAACCGTAGGAGCCGGCTTGCCGGCGATCACGCCCTCAAGCCATATCGCGCTCTTGAGGACGCCATCGCCGGCAAGCCGGCTCCTGCAGGTGTTGGTTAGGGCGCCGCCTTCACCTTCTCGGCAATCTTCGCATCCACCGCCGAACGAATCTGATCGATGCTGAAGCTCGCCGGTTTCTGGCTCGGAGGGTACTCGACAAAGGTTTGGAGGAACTTCGCCGATTTGGTCACGGCTACCGCAACCAGGTAGACGTTTTTCGTGCTCCAGTCGTAATACTGGTCGGAGACGATGTCGGCCCGTTCAAACGGGTCCATGCGCAAGTTGAAGATCTTCGGCACCCGCAGGCATACGAACGGTTCGCTCCACACCGGGAACCCACCGGGAGCGCGCTGTTCGCAGTACACGGCTTTCCAGTTGCCGAAACGTGCCGAAACCAGCACCCCGTCATCATTGAAGTAGTAGAACTCGTCGCGTGCGCCCTTGGGTTGCTGGCCCGTCAGGTACGGCAGTTGGTTGAAACCGTCCAGGTGGACCTTGAAGTTGGTGCCGCCGGCGGTGGGTGCCCAGCCCTTGAGCAGCTTGTCCTTGACCTCGGCATCACCTGCAGCCGCCAGCAGGGTCGGGAACCAGTCCATGCCCGAGAACATTTCGTTGGAGACCTCGGCCGGCTTGATCTTGCCCGGCCAGCGAATCATCGCCGGCACGCGATAGGCACCTTCCCAGTTGGAGTTTTTCTCATTGCGAAACGGCGTGGTCGCCGCATCCGGCCACGAGAACTGGTTCGGCCCGTTATCGGTGGT from Pseudomonas fluorescens encodes the following:
- a CDS encoding DUF3313 domain-containing protein produces the protein MKLGLMISTLCIASLGVAGCASKVPQPDEYSGFLSDYSQLREAKSPSGAEVMRWVDPRLNLNRYTSVFIEPTQFFPKPQATAQIPEDTLRSINEYYNQALKRELVKSLPLASAPGPGVIVVRAAITAVSRKTESLKPYEYIPVALVAAAVSTGTGIRDQETTLGTEAQFLDGDSGRVIAQVVRKGTGKPLENDTQVMKAADVKAVMDGWAADLHQSYVKLKAK
- a CDS encoding fused MFS/spermidine synthase — encoded protein: MSSRTASHPLARLQASTLLVPALLLFISGAAALVYQVLWIKQLSLVVGVEVYAITTGISAFFAGLALGSLLFGRWADRLARPLLLYAVLEIFVAVLGVSTTLALGMAASPFAWLEQRIGLLAWVLPFALVGLPALLMGGTLPVLVRALNVQAKDLGQAGGRLYAANTAGAIVGTLLTAFVLIATFGVRGSALVAALLNLLAAAGALLYVRHRATPASVSARTQPARLALVLYAIAGGVALGYEVVWSQSIVQFMSTRTYAFAVVLATYLAGLFIGSQLMARRVERIRDPWGVFGLLIAGAGLVALLEIAVLGRWLVLLQTQAEALVLSLGGSELPGMSARFAMAALCIVFVPTLLLGAAFPLALRLSVGGGHVGRDVGAVVAFNTLGGIAGVMLCGFVLIPWLGLVRTLGLLAVIAGMVGYIAVRRGHGVKKGRRQAVAALGLLSLAVALLTPQDRLANLLPGARNGSLGFYQEGRGATVAVVTQGKGTRAFQRLYIQGVSNTGDAMPSLRYMRIQALLPLLIHNGEPRSALVIGFGTGITAGALLRYPGLEQRVVAELLPSVVQAASLFKGNYSAASDPGVQVRLRDGRQELLRSPQTYDVITLEPPPPSAAGVVNLYSRDFYQLAARRLEKHGLLAQWLPLPTQNIEDSQSLVRSFLDAFPYATLWTSEFHEMLLVGSLEPLELDVARIRQRFAQAPVHSALAEVGIDSAATLLATWVTDRQGLERFAGQALAVTDDQPRIEYAPWVRSQEIKRVLPALLDLRVPAPLRNVDPAFSRTLDAEQQRLMQFYRASLHAYDGDRAAWARDIRQVLQEDGANPYYRWFVGD